From one Brachypodium distachyon strain Bd21 chromosome 4, Brachypodium_distachyon_v3.0, whole genome shotgun sequence genomic stretch:
- the LOC100833110 gene encoding uncharacterized protein LOC100833110 isoform X1, whose protein sequence is MHFLGEISYSVHALTLHLYALGGEIQLKMKLSPISASFGAMGSLPQKLDELLSTGHWALSGVVMDEIEELTADLHILCNLLLKLSNVHDPPPTVRFWMKEVRELSYDVEDCADQFVIANDRAVMRRAKIHRATIRTIIITRLKISRLPKRRKWRLWMTDKVAEFRTRVQDATQRYWRYKFDDCASNPGYASVGHEFATVYAQPGDLVGIEGPMDELEQWLTDGEEQLKVISIVGLGGVGKTTLAQKLWATLKGQFLCRAFVRTAQKPDMRGILRNILLQVRPHQLPNRGEMHHLIHDLREYLQDKRYFVIIDDLWAASVWDVVSRAFPEGNCCSRIVTTTEIMEVALACCDYCPKHICKLETLSDDDSEKLLLERIVVSGNQIPQQLDDVLPQIMRNCGGLPLAIIIVASLLVSQPEKLEQWGHTQNSFGSIFGTNPTMEGFIRQILSISFNSLPYYLKTCLLYLSSYPEGCLFLKDDLVKLWVAEGFIHAKEWEDMEDLAGRYFDELVNVGLIQVMDINYNYKLPSYSVHHMVLDFITCKSIEENFITVVDYSETTTPLTDKVRRLSLHFGSATHATTPASARLSNVRSLFYFGLFNCMPSFMVFKLLRVLILNFWGDPGNTSFNLTGICELVWLRYLQVSCNVTVKLPDQIESMGHLETLEIKAKVYAVPLDIVRLSSLSHLHLRGGTIPNGIGCMRSLRTLKYFDLVNKSVDNLRGLGELANLRDLHLTYSSSLPSEHLKRNLIALASSLGKLCNLKSLTLASETAATVVPFDGSISMSSTPAFLERLELLPSICIFSRLPKWIFQFQKLCILKVAVRELLANDIDSITGLPSLTVLSLCVHTAPGQRIVFNDGAFPVLKYFKFRCGVLSMSFMAGAMPNLRRLKLGFNTHVGEKYGNMLAGIEHLLNLQDIAGKIGVATESDRKAAESAIKGAISKHPQSPMLNVQWVDLVEEEYHASEKQHGRQEKGLSGENHAVLEKAKDTKKHADSGVSQLPDLPSTVSSSRLKSENIAQASKHHVLESMLCDESAQPESLEVSVLEDITNNFSDDQEISKNRFVVVYKGELQNGSVVVVKRFTIAIDYNLFLDAVDCLMSVKHNNIVRFLGYCANSQENAAKEGSKSVSVVTQERLCCFEYLRNGNLQMHLTDESCGFDWQMWYQIIEGICQGVHYLHNKSITPLDLNPANIMFDDKMVPKIVHYAYTRFLGEATSPVLTNIGDSLAYMAPEYFGFGEITSKSDIYSLGVIIMQIVTGENKKDFPSIQSVLESWRSRLESDGSQGHTSLETCYLQVNLCYLIGIRCIEHDPGKRPNTRDIIDSLDTLEIMECLVKHDVGNSSLEQMLVCSKVEEPKALPAPPSVSCKLKMAMMVDPPNGTGNHGKHYYTMWQTMFEIDTKYMPIKPIGRGAYGIVCSSTNQENNEKVAIKKINNVFDNRVDALRTLRELKLLRHLRHENVIALKDIMMPVHRRSFKDVYLVFELMDTDLHQIIKSSQPLSNDHCQYFLFQLLRGLKYLHSAGILHRDLKPGNLLVNANCDLKICDFGLARTNNTKGQFMTEYVVTCLYRAPELLLCCDNYGTSIDVWSVGCIFAELLGRKPIFPRTQCLDQLKLIVNVLGTMSENDLEFIDNPKARKYIKSLPYTPGTPLTSMYPQAHPLAIDLLQKMLVFDPSKRISVTEALEHPYMSPLYDPSANPPAQVPIDLDIDENLGVEMIREMLWQEMLQYHPEAARMVNM, encoded by the exons ATGCATTTTTTAGGGGAAATCTCTTACTCCGTACATGCTTTAACTCTGCATCTTTATGCACTGGGGGGCGAGATACAGCTAAAGATGAAGCTGAGTCCGATTAGTGCTTCGTTTGGTGCCATGGGATCTCTTCCACAGAAGCTCGACGAGCTCCTGTCGACCGGACACTGGGCTCTGAGTGGGGTTGTGATGGATGAGATTGAGGAACTCACAGCCGATCTTCACATACTGTGCAACCTTCTTCTGAAGCTCTCAAATGTGCATGACCCTCCTCCGACGGTGAGGTTCTGGATGAAGGAAGTGCGCGAGCTGTCCTATGATGTGGAAGACTGTGCCGACCAATTCGTCATTGCTAATGACCGTGCAGTGATGCGAAGAGCCAAGATCCATAGAGCTACTATCCGTACGATTATTATTACTCGGTTAAAGATTAGTCGCCTTCCGAAGAGGCGGAAGTGGCGCTTATGGATGACTGACAAGGTCGCGGAGTTCAGGACTCGAGTGCAGGACGCGACTCAGCGTTACTGGAGATATAAGTTTGATGATTGTGCTTCCAATCCTGGATACGCTAGTGTTGGCCATGAGTTTGCAACTGTGTATGCACAGCCTGGCGATCTTGTTGGCATAGAAGGTCCTATGGATGAGCTTGAGCAGTGGTTGACCGATGGAGAGGAGCAGCTGAAGGTGATTTCCATTGTTGGTCTCGGAGGAGTCGGTAAGACCACACTTGCCCAAAAATTGTGGGCTACACTCAAAGGACAATTCTTGTGCAGAGCATTTGTGCGGACAGCTCAGAAGCCTGATATGAGAGGTATTCTCAGGAACATACTCTTGCAAGTTCGTCCGCACCAACTCCCTAACCGTGGCGAGATGCACCACCTGATTCATGATCTCAGGGAATATCTACAGGACAAGAG GTACTTTGTTATAATTGATGACTTGTGGGCTGCATCAGTATGGGATGTTGTTAGTCGTGCTTTTCCAGAGGGCAATTGTTGTAGCAGAATAGTGACTACAACTGAAATTATGGAAGTGGCTCTGGCATGCTGTGATTATTGCCCTAAGCATATCTGTAAGTTGGAAACTCTTAGTGACGATGACTCTGAAAAATTATTGCTGGAAAGAATTGTTGTCTCAGGAAATCAAATTCCTCAACAGCTCGATGATGTTTTACCACAGATTATGAGAAATTGTGGTGGCTTGCCACTAGCAATCATCATTGTAGCCAGCCTTTTAGTAAGCCAACCTGAGAAATTGGAGCAATGGGGCCACACACAGAATTCTTTTGGTTCTATTTTTGGGACAAATCCTACCATGGAAGGGTTTATCAGACAAATATTGAGCATTAGCTTCAATAGTCTTCCATATTATCTGAAGACCTGCCTGCTTTATCTTAGTTCATATCCAGAGGGATGCCTATTCTTGAAAGATGATTTGGTGAAGCTATGGGTAGCTGAGGGTTTTATACATGCAAAAGAATGGGAAGACATGGAGGATCTCGCCGGGCGCTATTTTGATGAGCTTGTCAATGTGGGTCTGATACAAGTTATGGATATCAACTATAATTATAAGTTGCCATCTTATTCAGTGCACCACATGGTACTTGATTTCATTACATGCAAGTCCATTGAAGAGAACTTCATCACTGTAGTGGATTATTCTGAAACAACAACACCGCTTACTGATAAAGTTCGTCGATTGTCGCTTCACTTTGGCAGTGCAACACATGCAACTACACCAGCAAGTGCCAGATTATCGAATGTTCGATCACTCTTCTATTTTGGACTGTTTAACTGCATGCCCTCATTCATGGTGTTTAAGCTTCTCCGGGTTTTAATCCTTAATTTTTGGGGTGATCCTGGAAATACGAGTTTCAACCTTACAGGAATTTGTGAACTGGTTTGGTTGAGATATCTGCAGGTCTCATGTAATGTCACCGTAAAGCTACCAGATCAGATTGAATCGATGGGACACTTGGAAACACTGGAAATAAAGGCAAAAGTATATGCTGTTCCACTGGACATTGTTCGACTTTCGAGCTTGTCACATCTCCATCTTCGAGGCGGGACAATACCTAATGGGATTGGGTGCATGAGATCTCTACGTACACTCAAGTATTTTGACCTCGTCAATAAGTCTGTAGACAATTTACGGGGCCTTGGCGAGCTAGCAAACCTGCGGGATCTCCATCTCACATATTCATCATCCCTGCCTAGTGAACATTTGAAGAGAAATCTGATAGCTCTGGCCTCTTCACTTGGGAAACTTTGTAACCTCAAATCTCTCACTTTGGCTTCTGAAACTGCTGCCACAGTTGTTCCCTTTGATGGCTCTATTAGCATGTCTTCTACTCCCGCCTTTCTCGAGAGACTTGAGTTGTTACCATCCATTTGCATCTTTTCCAGACTGCCCAAGTGGATCTTTCAGTTCCAAAAACTCTGCATTTTGAAAGTTGCTGTTAGAGAACTGCTGGCGAATGATATTGATAGCATCACAGGATTACCATCCCTCACAGTTCTCTCATTATGTGTCCATACAGCTCCTGGCCAAAGGATCGTCTTCAACGACGGGGCTTTCCCAGTTCTCAAGTATTTCAAGTTTAGGTGTGGTGTCCTTTCCATGTCTTTCATGGCTGGGGCCATGCCCAATCTTCGTAGGCTCAAGTTAGGTTTCAACACCCACGTCGGGGAGAAGTACGGCAATATGCTTGCCGGAATTGAGCACCTTTTAAATCTCCAGGACATTGCTGGAAAAATTGGGGTTGCCACCGAATCTGACAGGAAGGCTGCAGAGTCTGCGATCAAGGGCGCCATTAGCAAGCATCCACAGAGTCCTATGCTTAACGTACAATGGGTGGATCTGGTTGAGGAAGAATATCATGCTTCAGAGAAACAGCATGGGAGGCAAGAAAAAGGCttatcaggtgaaaaccacGCGGTTTTAGAGAAAGCTAAAGATACGAAGAAACATGCTGATAGCGG GGTGTCTCAACTTCCCGATCTTCCATCAACTGTTTCTTCAAGTCGCCTGAAGTCAG AAAACATAGCTCAAGCTAGTAAACATCATGTCCTGGAGAGCATGTTATGTGATGAAAGCGCCCAGCCAGAAAGTCTTGAGGTATCAGTCTTGGAGGACATCACGAACAATTTCTCTGATGATCAAGAGATCAGTAAAAATAGGTTCGTAGTAGTTTACAAG GGAGAGCTTCAAAATGGGAGTGTTGTTGTTGTCAAGAGGTTTACAATTGCAATTGATTACAACCTATTTCTCGATGCGGTTGACTGCCTGATGAGTGTTAAGCACAACAACATAGTGCGATTTCTAGGTTACTGTGCTAACTCACAAGAGAATGCGGCAAAGGAAGGAAGCAAAAGTGTGTCTGTAGTGACGCAAGAGAGGTTGTGCTGCTTCGAGTATCTACGCAATGGAAATCTTCAGATGCATCTTACTG ATGAATCTTGTGGATTTGACTGGCAAATGTGGTATCAAATAATTGAAGGAATTTGTCAGGGTGTGCATTATCTTCATAACAAAAGTATTACTCCTTTAGACCTCAATCCAGCCAATATAATGTTTGATGACAAAATGGTACCAAAAATAGTGCATTATGCTTATACAAGATTCTTGGGTGAAGCCACAAGTCCTGTCCTTACAAATATCGGCGACTCATT GGCATACATGGCACCAGAATACTTCGGTTTTGGAGAAATCACATCCAAGTCTGACATATACAGTTTGGGGGTTATAATTATGCAGATAGTGACtggagaaaataaaaaggacTTCCCAAGCATACAAAGT GTACTTGAAAGTTGGAGAAGTAGGTTGGAATCAGATGGATCGCAGGGGCACACATCACTGGAAACATGTTACCTTCAAGTAAATTTATGCTATCTGATAGGGATAAGATGCATAGAGCATGACCCGGGAAAAAGACCCAATACACGGGATATCATCGATAGCCTTGATACATTGGAAATTATGGAATGTTTAGTTAAACATGACGTAGGTAATTCATCTCTAGAACAG ATGTTGGTCTGTTCTAAAGTTGAAGAACCAAAAGCATTACCAGCTCCCCCATCAGTGTCTTGTAAG TTGAAAATGGCGATGATGGTGGATCCTCCTAATGGCACGGGAAACCATGGGAAGCACTACTACACGATGTGGCAAACCATGTTTGAGATCGACACCAAGTACATGCCGATCAAGCCCATCGGAAGAGGAGCTTATGGGATAGTTTGCTCCTCTACAAATCAGGAGAACAACGAGAAGGTTGCGATAAAAAAGATAAACAATGTCTTTGACAACCGCGTGGATGCACTGAGGACGCTGCGGGAGTTGAAACTCCTTCGGCACTTGCGTCATGAGAATGTTATTGCTTTGAAGGACATAATGATGCCTGTACATAGGAGGAGCTTCAAGGATGTTTACTTGGTCTTTGAACTTATGGATACTGATCTGCATCAGATAATCAAGTCATCTCAACCGCTTTCCAATGACCACTGCCAATATTTCCTTTTTCAG CTACTCCGAGGTCTGAAGTACCTTCATTCAGCAGGGATACTCCATAGAGACCTGAAGCCAGGGAACCTTCTGGTTAATGCAAACTGTGATCTGAAAATCTGTGATTTTGGTCTGGCTCGCACAAATAACACCAAAGGTCAGTTTATGACTGAATATGTTGTAACCTGCTTGTACAGAGCTCCTGAGCTGCTGCTCTGTTGCGACAACTATGGCACGTCCATAGATGTCTGGTCTGTTGGCTGCATCTTTGCTGAGCTACTTGGCCGCAAGCCGATTTTCCCAAGAACCCAGTGCCTCGATCAGCTTAAGCTTATAGTTAATGTCCTTGGCACCATGAGTGAGAATGACCTTGAGTTCATTGACAACCCGAAAGCTCGCAAGTACATCAAATCCCTTCCATACACCCCAGGCACTCCCCTCACTAGTATGTACCCACAAGCACATCCTCTTGCCATTGATCTGTTGCAGAAGATGCTTGTCTTCGATCCTTCCAAAAGGATTAGTGTCACTGAGGCTCTGGAGCACCCCTACATGTCTCCTCTGTATGACCCAAGTGCGAACCCTCCTGCTCAGGTGCCCATCGATCTTGATATAGACGAAAACCTCGGCGTGGAGATGATCAGAGAAATGTTGTGGCAGGAGATGCTACAGTACCACCCTGAGGCTGCCAGAATGGTGAATATGTGA
- the LOC100833110 gene encoding uncharacterized protein LOC100833110 isoform X2 — translation MKLSPISASFGAMGSLPQKLDELLSTGHWALSGVVMDEIEELTADLHILCNLLLKLSNVHDPPPTVRFWMKEVRELSYDVEDCADQFVIANDRAVMRRAKIHRATIRTIIITRLKISRLPKRRKWRLWMTDKVAEFRTRVQDATQRYWRYKFDDCASNPGYASVGHEFATVYAQPGDLVGIEGPMDELEQWLTDGEEQLKVISIVGLGGVGKTTLAQKLWATLKGQFLCRAFVRTAQKPDMRGILRNILLQVRPHQLPNRGEMHHLIHDLREYLQDKRYFVIIDDLWAASVWDVVSRAFPEGNCCSRIVTTTEIMEVALACCDYCPKHICKLETLSDDDSEKLLLERIVVSGNQIPQQLDDVLPQIMRNCGGLPLAIIIVASLLVSQPEKLEQWGHTQNSFGSIFGTNPTMEGFIRQILSISFNSLPYYLKTCLLYLSSYPEGCLFLKDDLVKLWVAEGFIHAKEWEDMEDLAGRYFDELVNVGLIQVMDINYNYKLPSYSVHHMVLDFITCKSIEENFITVVDYSETTTPLTDKVRRLSLHFGSATHATTPASARLSNVRSLFYFGLFNCMPSFMVFKLLRVLILNFWGDPGNTSFNLTGICELVWLRYLQVSCNVTVKLPDQIESMGHLETLEIKAKVYAVPLDIVRLSSLSHLHLRGGTIPNGIGCMRSLRTLKYFDLVNKSVDNLRGLGELANLRDLHLTYSSSLPSEHLKRNLIALASSLGKLCNLKSLTLASETAATVVPFDGSISMSSTPAFLERLELLPSICIFSRLPKWIFQFQKLCILKVAVRELLANDIDSITGLPSLTVLSLCVHTAPGQRIVFNDGAFPVLKYFKFRCGVLSMSFMAGAMPNLRRLKLGFNTHVGEKYGNMLAGIEHLLNLQDIAGKIGVATESDRKAAESAIKGAISKHPQSPMLNVQWVDLVEEEYHASEKQHGRQEKGLSGENHAVLEKAKDTKKHADSGVSQLPDLPSTVSSSRLKSENIAQASKHHVLESMLCDESAQPESLEVSVLEDITNNFSDDQEISKNRFVVVYKGELQNGSVVVVKRFTIAIDYNLFLDAVDCLMSVKHNNIVRFLGYCANSQENAAKEGSKSVSVVTQERLCCFEYLRNGNLQMHLTDESCGFDWQMWYQIIEGICQGVHYLHNKSITPLDLNPANIMFDDKMVPKIVHYAYTRFLGEATSPVLTNIGDSLAYMAPEYFGFGEITSKSDIYSLGVIIMQIVTGENKKDFPSIQSVLESWRSRLESDGSQGHTSLETCYLQVNLCYLIGIRCIEHDPGKRPNTRDIIDSLDTLEIMECLVKHDVGNSSLEQMLVCSKVEEPKALPAPPSVSCKLKMAMMVDPPNGTGNHGKHYYTMWQTMFEIDTKYMPIKPIGRGAYGIVCSSTNQENNEKVAIKKINNVFDNRVDALRTLRELKLLRHLRHENVIALKDIMMPVHRRSFKDVYLVFELMDTDLHQIIKSSQPLSNDHCQYFLFQLLRGLKYLHSAGILHRDLKPGNLLVNANCDLKICDFGLARTNNTKGQFMTEYVVTCLYRAPELLLCCDNYGTSIDVWSVGCIFAELLGRKPIFPRTQCLDQLKLIVNVLGTMSENDLEFIDNPKARKYIKSLPYTPGTPLTSMYPQAHPLAIDLLQKMLVFDPSKRISVTEALEHPYMSPLYDPSANPPAQVPIDLDIDENLGVEMIREMLWQEMLQYHPEAARMVNM, via the exons ATGAAGCTGAGTCCGATTAGTGCTTCGTTTGGTGCCATGGGATCTCTTCCACAGAAGCTCGACGAGCTCCTGTCGACCGGACACTGGGCTCTGAGTGGGGTTGTGATGGATGAGATTGAGGAACTCACAGCCGATCTTCACATACTGTGCAACCTTCTTCTGAAGCTCTCAAATGTGCATGACCCTCCTCCGACGGTGAGGTTCTGGATGAAGGAAGTGCGCGAGCTGTCCTATGATGTGGAAGACTGTGCCGACCAATTCGTCATTGCTAATGACCGTGCAGTGATGCGAAGAGCCAAGATCCATAGAGCTACTATCCGTACGATTATTATTACTCGGTTAAAGATTAGTCGCCTTCCGAAGAGGCGGAAGTGGCGCTTATGGATGACTGACAAGGTCGCGGAGTTCAGGACTCGAGTGCAGGACGCGACTCAGCGTTACTGGAGATATAAGTTTGATGATTGTGCTTCCAATCCTGGATACGCTAGTGTTGGCCATGAGTTTGCAACTGTGTATGCACAGCCTGGCGATCTTGTTGGCATAGAAGGTCCTATGGATGAGCTTGAGCAGTGGTTGACCGATGGAGAGGAGCAGCTGAAGGTGATTTCCATTGTTGGTCTCGGAGGAGTCGGTAAGACCACACTTGCCCAAAAATTGTGGGCTACACTCAAAGGACAATTCTTGTGCAGAGCATTTGTGCGGACAGCTCAGAAGCCTGATATGAGAGGTATTCTCAGGAACATACTCTTGCAAGTTCGTCCGCACCAACTCCCTAACCGTGGCGAGATGCACCACCTGATTCATGATCTCAGGGAATATCTACAGGACAAGAG GTACTTTGTTATAATTGATGACTTGTGGGCTGCATCAGTATGGGATGTTGTTAGTCGTGCTTTTCCAGAGGGCAATTGTTGTAGCAGAATAGTGACTACAACTGAAATTATGGAAGTGGCTCTGGCATGCTGTGATTATTGCCCTAAGCATATCTGTAAGTTGGAAACTCTTAGTGACGATGACTCTGAAAAATTATTGCTGGAAAGAATTGTTGTCTCAGGAAATCAAATTCCTCAACAGCTCGATGATGTTTTACCACAGATTATGAGAAATTGTGGTGGCTTGCCACTAGCAATCATCATTGTAGCCAGCCTTTTAGTAAGCCAACCTGAGAAATTGGAGCAATGGGGCCACACACAGAATTCTTTTGGTTCTATTTTTGGGACAAATCCTACCATGGAAGGGTTTATCAGACAAATATTGAGCATTAGCTTCAATAGTCTTCCATATTATCTGAAGACCTGCCTGCTTTATCTTAGTTCATATCCAGAGGGATGCCTATTCTTGAAAGATGATTTGGTGAAGCTATGGGTAGCTGAGGGTTTTATACATGCAAAAGAATGGGAAGACATGGAGGATCTCGCCGGGCGCTATTTTGATGAGCTTGTCAATGTGGGTCTGATACAAGTTATGGATATCAACTATAATTATAAGTTGCCATCTTATTCAGTGCACCACATGGTACTTGATTTCATTACATGCAAGTCCATTGAAGAGAACTTCATCACTGTAGTGGATTATTCTGAAACAACAACACCGCTTACTGATAAAGTTCGTCGATTGTCGCTTCACTTTGGCAGTGCAACACATGCAACTACACCAGCAAGTGCCAGATTATCGAATGTTCGATCACTCTTCTATTTTGGACTGTTTAACTGCATGCCCTCATTCATGGTGTTTAAGCTTCTCCGGGTTTTAATCCTTAATTTTTGGGGTGATCCTGGAAATACGAGTTTCAACCTTACAGGAATTTGTGAACTGGTTTGGTTGAGATATCTGCAGGTCTCATGTAATGTCACCGTAAAGCTACCAGATCAGATTGAATCGATGGGACACTTGGAAACACTGGAAATAAAGGCAAAAGTATATGCTGTTCCACTGGACATTGTTCGACTTTCGAGCTTGTCACATCTCCATCTTCGAGGCGGGACAATACCTAATGGGATTGGGTGCATGAGATCTCTACGTACACTCAAGTATTTTGACCTCGTCAATAAGTCTGTAGACAATTTACGGGGCCTTGGCGAGCTAGCAAACCTGCGGGATCTCCATCTCACATATTCATCATCCCTGCCTAGTGAACATTTGAAGAGAAATCTGATAGCTCTGGCCTCTTCACTTGGGAAACTTTGTAACCTCAAATCTCTCACTTTGGCTTCTGAAACTGCTGCCACAGTTGTTCCCTTTGATGGCTCTATTAGCATGTCTTCTACTCCCGCCTTTCTCGAGAGACTTGAGTTGTTACCATCCATTTGCATCTTTTCCAGACTGCCCAAGTGGATCTTTCAGTTCCAAAAACTCTGCATTTTGAAAGTTGCTGTTAGAGAACTGCTGGCGAATGATATTGATAGCATCACAGGATTACCATCCCTCACAGTTCTCTCATTATGTGTCCATACAGCTCCTGGCCAAAGGATCGTCTTCAACGACGGGGCTTTCCCAGTTCTCAAGTATTTCAAGTTTAGGTGTGGTGTCCTTTCCATGTCTTTCATGGCTGGGGCCATGCCCAATCTTCGTAGGCTCAAGTTAGGTTTCAACACCCACGTCGGGGAGAAGTACGGCAATATGCTTGCCGGAATTGAGCACCTTTTAAATCTCCAGGACATTGCTGGAAAAATTGGGGTTGCCACCGAATCTGACAGGAAGGCTGCAGAGTCTGCGATCAAGGGCGCCATTAGCAAGCATCCACAGAGTCCTATGCTTAACGTACAATGGGTGGATCTGGTTGAGGAAGAATATCATGCTTCAGAGAAACAGCATGGGAGGCAAGAAAAAGGCttatcaggtgaaaaccacGCGGTTTTAGAGAAAGCTAAAGATACGAAGAAACATGCTGATAGCGG GGTGTCTCAACTTCCCGATCTTCCATCAACTGTTTCTTCAAGTCGCCTGAAGTCAG AAAACATAGCTCAAGCTAGTAAACATCATGTCCTGGAGAGCATGTTATGTGATGAAAGCGCCCAGCCAGAAAGTCTTGAGGTATCAGTCTTGGAGGACATCACGAACAATTTCTCTGATGATCAAGAGATCAGTAAAAATAGGTTCGTAGTAGTTTACAAG GGAGAGCTTCAAAATGGGAGTGTTGTTGTTGTCAAGAGGTTTACAATTGCAATTGATTACAACCTATTTCTCGATGCGGTTGACTGCCTGATGAGTGTTAAGCACAACAACATAGTGCGATTTCTAGGTTACTGTGCTAACTCACAAGAGAATGCGGCAAAGGAAGGAAGCAAAAGTGTGTCTGTAGTGACGCAAGAGAGGTTGTGCTGCTTCGAGTATCTACGCAATGGAAATCTTCAGATGCATCTTACTG ATGAATCTTGTGGATTTGACTGGCAAATGTGGTATCAAATAATTGAAGGAATTTGTCAGGGTGTGCATTATCTTCATAACAAAAGTATTACTCCTTTAGACCTCAATCCAGCCAATATAATGTTTGATGACAAAATGGTACCAAAAATAGTGCATTATGCTTATACAAGATTCTTGGGTGAAGCCACAAGTCCTGTCCTTACAAATATCGGCGACTCATT GGCATACATGGCACCAGAATACTTCGGTTTTGGAGAAATCACATCCAAGTCTGACATATACAGTTTGGGGGTTATAATTATGCAGATAGTGACtggagaaaataaaaaggacTTCCCAAGCATACAAAGT GTACTTGAAAGTTGGAGAAGTAGGTTGGAATCAGATGGATCGCAGGGGCACACATCACTGGAAACATGTTACCTTCAAGTAAATTTATGCTATCTGATAGGGATAAGATGCATAGAGCATGACCCGGGAAAAAGACCCAATACACGGGATATCATCGATAGCCTTGATACATTGGAAATTATGGAATGTTTAGTTAAACATGACGTAGGTAATTCATCTCTAGAACAG ATGTTGGTCTGTTCTAAAGTTGAAGAACCAAAAGCATTACCAGCTCCCCCATCAGTGTCTTGTAAG TTGAAAATGGCGATGATGGTGGATCCTCCTAATGGCACGGGAAACCATGGGAAGCACTACTACACGATGTGGCAAACCATGTTTGAGATCGACACCAAGTACATGCCGATCAAGCCCATCGGAAGAGGAGCTTATGGGATAGTTTGCTCCTCTACAAATCAGGAGAACAACGAGAAGGTTGCGATAAAAAAGATAAACAATGTCTTTGACAACCGCGTGGATGCACTGAGGACGCTGCGGGAGTTGAAACTCCTTCGGCACTTGCGTCATGAGAATGTTATTGCTTTGAAGGACATAATGATGCCTGTACATAGGAGGAGCTTCAAGGATGTTTACTTGGTCTTTGAACTTATGGATACTGATCTGCATCAGATAATCAAGTCATCTCAACCGCTTTCCAATGACCACTGCCAATATTTCCTTTTTCAG CTACTCCGAGGTCTGAAGTACCTTCATTCAGCAGGGATACTCCATAGAGACCTGAAGCCAGGGAACCTTCTGGTTAATGCAAACTGTGATCTGAAAATCTGTGATTTTGGTCTGGCTCGCACAAATAACACCAAAGGTCAGTTTATGACTGAATATGTTGTAACCTGCTTGTACAGAGCTCCTGAGCTGCTGCTCTGTTGCGACAACTATGGCACGTCCATAGATGTCTGGTCTGTTGGCTGCATCTTTGCTGAGCTACTTGGCCGCAAGCCGATTTTCCCAAGAACCCAGTGCCTCGATCAGCTTAAGCTTATAGTTAATGTCCTTGGCACCATGAGTGAGAATGACCTTGAGTTCATTGACAACCCGAAAGCTCGCAAGTACATCAAATCCCTTCCATACACCCCAGGCACTCCCCTCACTAGTATGTACCCACAAGCACATCCTCTTGCCATTGATCTGTTGCAGAAGATGCTTGTCTTCGATCCTTCCAAAAGGATTAGTGTCACTGAGGCTCTGGAGCACCCCTACATGTCTCCTCTGTATGACCCAAGTGCGAACCCTCCTGCTCAGGTGCCCATCGATCTTGATATAGACGAAAACCTCGGCGTGGAGATGATCAGAGAAATGTTGTGGCAGGAGATGCTACAGTACCACCCTGAGGCTGCCAGAATGGTGAATATGTGA